Within the Pseudomonas fulva genome, the region TCGCCGGCCAGGGCCTGCACGTCGAAGTCCGCCTGCAGCACGGCATAGACATCGGTCATCTGCTTGCTTTCCAGCTCGATCCAGCCACGCTCCTGCAGGTAGTCCAGCGCCTTGACCACCCGTGCGCGTGGCGCCTGGTGCACGTTGTACAACGCGTCGAAATCCACCGTGCACCAGGTACGCGCCCGCGCCGAGGCATTGAAGATGGCCTCTAGAAACTGCCGCCGCTCACCCTCGAAGCGCGCCAGCAGGGTTTCTGGCTCGGCCAGGTATTTAAAGCGGTACTCGGCGAAATAGGCGTAGCGCGGCGCGATGATGCCGCGCAGCTCCAGTTGCACCAGCAGGGTCTTGAGCGGCAATTGGCGGATGTTGCTGTGATCGCTCAGCGCATTGACGGTCATTTCCCACTGGCCGCCCTGGCTGTTGCCGCGAATCTCCTCGAGCACGCGCACGATGCCGTCGTGCTCCGGCGTATCGCCGTACACGAAGTTCTCCAGCACGTTGAGACTGTCGCGATTGGCCAGCACCAGGCAATCGGAAGCCTCGCCGTCGCGGCCGGCACGGCCGATCTCCTGGCTGTAGTTCTCCACCGACTTGGGCAGGTCGAAATGCACCACGTTGCGGATGTCGCGCTTGTCGATGCCCATGCCGAAGGCGATGGTGGCGACGATGCAGCTCAGCTCACCGGCCATGAAGCGGCGTTGGATCGCCTCGCGCATCTCGTGGCCCATGCCGGCATGGTAGGCGCTGACGGACAGGCCCCGCTGGCTCAGCTGTTCGGCGACCTGCTCGGCGGTCTTCTGCTGGGTGACGTAGACGATGCTCGGCTCGCCCTGCTTGGCGCCCAGCCACTGCTCGAGGCGCCGCTGCTTGTCGCGGCCGGCCACCGGCTCGACCAGCAGATTGAGGTTGGGGCGGTAGAAGCCGGTGGTGACCACATCGCCGGCGGCGATGGCGAATTTCTTCTGCATGTCCTTGATCACCGGCGGCGTCGCCGTGGCGGTGAGCAGCAGCACCTGGGAGATGCCGAACTGGCGCTGATAGTCCGGCAGTTTCAGGTAATCCGGGCGGAAGTTATGACCCCACTCGGAGATGCAGTGGGCTTCGTCGACCACCAGCAGGGAAATCGGCACGTCACTGATGAAGTTGCGAAAGCGCTCGTTCTTCAGGCGCTCGACCGAGATCATCAGGATCTTCAGCTCGCCGGCCTTGGCCTTGGTCATGGTCTCGCTGACCTGCTCGCGGCTCTGCGCCGAATCGATGCTCGCCGCGCTGATGCCATGGCGGTGCAGGAAGGCCAGCTGATCCTGCATCAGCGCCAGGAGCGGCGACACCACCAGGGTCAGATGGGGCAGGTGCAGGGCCGGCAACTGATAGCACAGCGACTTGCCGGAGCCGGTGGGAAAGATCGCGGCCGCCGAGCGGCCGGCGAGCACGGCGCTGATCACCCGTTCCTGGCCGGGACGCAGCTGATCGAAACCGAAGACGCGTTTGAGGGTGGACATGGGCTGTCACTCCGTTGACCGCTGAATGGCCAGTAACCGTAACCTGTGTGGCAAGCGTTTCACAGCGCACAGCCACCCAGGACTGCGAGAAGTGTTGCACCATAAATGACAAAGCCGCCCGAAGGCGGCTTTGTCAGCGAGCGCGGGTCAACTTACAGTTGCGGGCCGGCTTGCTTGATGGCGTCGCTGACGTCGAACTTGGTGAAGTTGTCGATGAACAGCTTGGCCAGGCCCTTGGCGGCCTCGTCGTAGGCGTTCTGGTCAGCCCAGGTGTTGCGCGGGTTGAGCAGGTTGGTCTCGACGCCCGGCACCGACTTCGGCACATCCAGGTTGATGATCGGCAGGTGCTCGGTCTCGGCGCCGATCAGCGCACCGCTCTGGATCGCGGCGATCACGCCACGGGTGGTCGGAATGTTGAAGCGCTTGCCGACGCCGTAGCCACCACCGGTCCAGCCGGTGTTGACCAGGTAGACCTTGGAGCCGAAGGCCTGGATGCGCTTGATCAGCAGCTCGGCATAGACACCGGCCGGACGCGGGAAGAACGGCGCGCCGAAGCAGGTGGAGAAGGTTGACTTGATGCCGCTGCCCGAACCCATCTCGGTGGAACCGACCAGGGCGGTGTAGCCGGACAGGAAGTGGTAGGCAGCCTGCTCGTTGTTGAGGATCGACACCGGCGGCAGTACGCCAGTCAGGTCGCAGGTCAGGAAGATCACCGCGTTCGGCTCGCCACCGAGGTTCTTCTCGCTGCGTTTCTCGACGAACTCCAGCGGGTAGGCGGCGCGGCTGTTCTGGGTCAGGCTGTCGTCGGTGTAGTCCGGCTTGCGCTGCTCGTCGAGCACCACGTTTTCCAGCACGGTGCCGAACTTGATGGCTTTCCAGATCACCGGCTCGTTCTTCTCGGACAGGTCGATGCACTTGGCATAGCAACCGCCCTCGATGTTGAATACCACGCCCTCGCCCCAGCCGTGCTCGTCGTCACCGATCAGGTAACGGCTTTCGTCGGCGGACAGGGTGGTCTTGCCGGTGCCGGACAGGCCGAAGAACAGGGTCACGTCGCCTTCTTCGCCGATGTTGGCGGCGCAGTGCATCGGCAGCACGTCGGCGGCCGGCAGCAGGAAGTTCTGCACGCTGAACATGGCCTTCTTCATCTCACCGGCGTAACGCATGCCGGCGATCAGCACCTTCTTCTGGGCGAAGTTGATGATCACGCAGCCGTCGGAGTTGGTGCCGTCGCGCTCTGGCACGCACTCGAAGTTGGCGACGTTGAGAACCTGCCACTCCTGCTTGCCGGACGGGTTGTACTGGCTCGGCTCGATGAACAGCTGACGGCCGAAGAGGTTCTGCCAGGCGGTGGCAGTGGTCATCTTGACGGGCAGGTAGTGAGCTTCGGCGGAACCTACATGAACGTGGGAAACGAAGCTGTCCTGGGCGTTGGAGAACGCCTGGACGCGCTCCCACAGCGCATCGAACTTGTCGGCTGGAAACTTGCGGTTGATCGGGCCCCAGCCGATGTCGGCCGAAGTGCTCGGCTCGTCGACGATGAAGCGGTCGACCGGAGAACGCCCGGTACGGTGGCCGGTGCGTACAACCAGAGCACCGGTGGACGCCAGTTCGCCTTCACCGCGACGAAGGGCTTCTTCGACCAGTTGGGCAGTGCTGATGTCGGTGTACACAGCGTTGTTGGCTTGCGTCATGTGAGTCCCCGTCGGCCGAACGGCCGAGTCTTCCAAACGTTTGTAGCCATGCAAAGGGCAGGACTACAGCTAAAAAAGTGCGCGGATTATGCCAGAAAAGCGGGCCGCGGGTGCAGCCCCCAATCAGAACAGCCTGCGCGTTGCTGGCAGCCCTCAGTGACGGGTGTCGGAGGGCTGCTGACTGCCTCCGCCAGCGAACAGCTGAGCGATGTCGGCGGCATCGAAGCCGTAGCGTTCGTTGCAGAACTGACAGTCGATTTCCACGCGGCCATGATGCTCGCTGAGCAGCAGCTCGGCATCGGCCCGCCCTAAACTGACCAGCGCTTTGGCCGAGCGTTCACGCGAGCAGCTACAACGGAAGCGAATGCCCCGCGGCTCGAACAGGCGAACCGTCTCCTGGTGGTACAGGCGGTGCAGCAGGGTCTCGTTGTCCAGGCCCAGCAATTCCTCGTTCTGCAGGGTGTCGGCGAGGGTCACCAGATGCTCCCAGCTGGCGGCGCGCTCCTCGTCGTCGGTGAGCCGATCGGGCGGCAGCTGCTGGAGCAGCAGGCCACGGGCGCGCAGGCCGTCGGCGCACAGCCAGAACCGCGTGGCCAGCTGCTCGGAGGTGGCGAAATAGTTGGTCAGAGAGTCGGCCAGGGTGGCGCCGTCCAGCGACACGATGCCCTGGTAACGCTGGCCCTGCTTGGGATCGACGGTCATCGCCAGCACGCCCTCGGGCATCAACTGACGCAGGCCGTCACCCTCGGCGATGCGCTCGGCGTCGTAACGGGCGATGCCACGCACGTCACCGTCGCTGGAGCATTCCACCATCAACAGGGGCACCGGGCCTTCGGAGCGCACCTGCAGCACCAGCAGGCCATCGAACTTCAGGGTGCCGACCAGCAGCGAGGCAGCGGCCAGCAGCTCACCGAGCAGTTGCGCCACCGGGCGCGGATAATCGTGCTTGGCCAGCACCTGCTGATAGCTGCCGGACAGCCCCACCAGTTCACCGCGCACATCGGTGTCGTCGAAAATAAAGCGTTGGGTGAAGTCGGACATAACGGGTCGCCTGCTATGGGATGCTAGACAGGCCAGGGGCGCGCCCACTGGACTGGGGGCCGGCAATTTTAGGCGCAAACGCGGCGCCGACCAAGCCGCACGCGAAGAACGGCTGGCGCACAGCAGCTGAACGCCGGCTGAACAAAGCGCCGATAGCGGCCAGCCGGGCTCGCGGGCTGCCTAGAATCGGCGGTTTTCTCCGAGCCGCCGTCATGCCCCTCGCTCTCAATGCCCAATGGCGCCCACGCGCCCTGCTCATCAGCCACCTGCTCATCGGCCTGCTGTTCGCCAGCTGGCTGTGGCCGGTCACCCGCCTGTACTGGAATCAGTTCGACGTATGGCTGTTCCACCTGCTCAACGACCCGGTGCATGCCGGCGGCCTGTGGGCGCATATCTGGGCCATCGGCAGCATGCGCCCGGTGGACGCCGGGGTCGGCGTGGTGATGCTGGCGATCATGCTGCGCGCCGGTCTGATTTTCCCGGCCAACCAGGTGCGCGTCGGGCTGTACGCCTTTCTGGTCGCGCTGATCGTCATGCTGCTGATGCGCGTGGGCTTTTCCGACCTGGTCGAGTACATGGGCTGGCAGCATGCGAGCCCCTCGTTACAGATTGAAGGCAGTGCACGACTGACCGAGATGTTTCCGGCCTGGGAAGAGCGCTGGGACCTCAAGGACAGCGCCAGCCGCAGCTTCCCGGGCGACCACGCCTCGGTGCTGATGATCTGGGCGATGTTCTGCAGCTTCTTCGTCAGCGGCTGGCGCCGCCTGCTGGTGTGGACGGTGGCGGTGATCGGCATGCTGCCGCGCCTGGTCGCCGGCGCCCACTGGGGCGCGGACGCCTTCGTCGGCGGCGTGCTGCTCAGCGTGCTGGGCATCGCCTGGAGCTGCTACACGCCGTTGGCCTACCGCGCCAGCGCCGCCCTCGAACGGGCGACGGCACCCCTGATGCGCGCCCTGGCACGACTGCCGGTGATCGGCGCCTTCGCGGTGGTCAGCGGGCGCTGACCAACACCGGGCTGCTCCATGACGGGCAGCCTTATTCCACCCATTCCCCGGAGCCGCCACGCAGGTAAAACAGCTGCCGACGCTGTTTCTTGCTCGGCCGCCCCTCGGTCTGCACGCCCAGGGCACCGGCCTTGCGCTGCTCGGCAGCCTTCTCGCGGCGCACGATGCTCTCGCCGGTCTCGGCGTAAAGGGTCTGCGCCTCGGGCGCCCCGCGGCGCACCACCGACAGCGCCTGCACCACCACGGTCCGCTCGTCGAAGCCGGTGCGAATCACGTACTCCTCGCCAACCTTGGGCTCCTTGCCCGGCTTGCAGCGCTCACCCCGGCAATGCACCTTGCCACCCTCGATGGCCGCCTTGGCCAGCGCCCGCGTTTTATAGAAGCGTGCGGCCCACAGCCATTTATCCAAGCGAACCTTGTCATCGGCATCCTGCTTTGCCACCCTTACCTCACTCATTGCTGGCGTGGGTCTGTTCCCGTTTCAGCGCGAGCCGCGTTGCAGCGAGAAATGGCCTCCGGTTAGGCGCAGGACGCAGGGAATGGTTGTTCCCTTGCCAAGTCCTGCAACGACAGCGGAGGTCATTTCCCGCGCAACCCGGAGGGCCGGGCCAGTTTTTGCGCGATGCGGCGTTACTCGATGGCTCATTTGGCCCGCCAAACTTCGCATCTCGTGCCTTGCCTCGCGCAAAAACTGGCTCCGGCGCGGCCGTGCGTGAAACGGGAACAGACCCTATCACAATTCTTTCCACACTCCAGCCTGTGCGCATTGTCCGATGCATGCAAGCCCGAGCGATCCTCATTCTGGAGCAGCGGTGACCCACTTTCCCAGCGACCTCGTCCACCCCGAAAAATGCCGTGGCTGCCAGGGCAGTACCGAGCTGGATTTCGCCTTTCATTTCGCCTTCCAGCCGATCATCGACATCCGCACTCGCCAGGTGTTCGCCCACGAGGCACTGGTGCGCGGACCGGCGGGCGAAGGCGCACTCTCCGTACTCGAACGCGTCAACGACGACAACCGCTACCGCTTCGACCAGCGCTGCCGCACCCAGGCCATCGCCGAAGCCAAGCAACTGGGCATGGCCAGCTACCTGTCGATCAATTTCCTGCCCAACGCCGTGTACCGACCCGAGCTGTGCATCCGCAGCACCCTGGAAGCGGCGCGCCAGCACGACTTCCCACTCGACCGGCTGATTTTCGAGACCCTGGAAAGCGACCACATGGCCGACAGCAAGCACCTGACCAACATCCTGCGCCAGTACCGTGAGTTCGGCTTCAAGACCGCCATCGACGACTTCGGCGCCGGCCATTCCGGGCTTACCCTGCTGGCCGATTTCCAGCCCGACCTGATCAAGCTGGACATGGCGCTGATTCGCAACGTCGACAGGGACAACGCCCGCCAGGCCATCGTGCGCGGCATCCTCGGCATATGTAACGATCTGGGTGTAACGGTGATCGCCGAGGGCATCGAAACGCCGAGCGAGCGGGACTTCCTCGCCGCCAGTGGCATCGACCTGATGCAGGGTTACCTGTTCGCTAAGCCGCAGTTCAGGGGCCTGCCGGCGGTCGCCGACGCGGCGTGGGCATCCGCCACGATCACCCACTGAAAGGCGTGCGGCACGGCGGATTTTCAGTACCATGCGCGCCTGACGCCAGCCCTCTGTAGAAACGGAACGCGTTCTTGAAGACATTCGACCACCTCAACGTGATCGGCCTGCGCGAGTGGGTGAACCTGCCGGAGCTGGGCATCGTCGGCCTGCGCGCCAAGATCGACACCGGCGCCAGCACCTCGAGCCTGCACGCCAGCGACATCCAGCCGTTCGAGCGTGACGGCGAACGCTGGGTGCGCTTCACTGCCTACATCGGCACCCAGGTGCAGCGCCGCCACCGCTGCGAGGCGCGCCTGGTGGCGCTGAAGACCATCAAGAGCTCCAATGGCCAGGCCCAGAGCCGCTACGTGATCCGCACCAGCCTGATGCTGGGCGATCTGCAGTGGCCGGTGGAGTTCACCCTGGCCAGCCGCAAGACCATGCGCTACCGCATGTTGCTCGGTTCCAAAGCGCTGGTCGACGGCCAGTTGGTGGTCAACCCGGCGCTCACTTACGTACAAGACAAACCCGTGCTTCCCGACCCGACCGGTGCCCAATGAAAATCGCTGTGCTGTCGCGCAATCCGCGCCTGTATTCCACGCGTCGCCTGGTCGAAGCCGGGCAGCAGCGCGGCCATGAAATGGTGGTGATCGACACCCTGCGCGCCTACATGAACATCGCCAGCCACAAGCCGCAGATCCACTACCGCGGCAAACCGCTGGAAGGCTTCGACGCGGTGATTCCGCGCATCGGCGCCTCGGTGACCTTCTACGGCTGCGCGGTACTGCGCCAGTTCGAGATGATGGGCGTGGTGCCGCTCAACGAATCGGTGGCCATCGCCCGCTCGCGGGACAAGCTGCGCTCCCTGCAGTTGCTGTCGCGGCGCGGCATCGGCCTGCCGGTGACCGGCTTCGCCCACTCGCCGGACGACATTCCCGACCTGATCCAGATGGTCAACGGCGCGCCGCTGGTGATCAAGGTGCTCGAAGGCACCCAGGGTATCGGCGTGGTGCTCTGTGAAACCGAGAAGGCCGCCGAATCGGTGATCGAGGCCTTCATGGGCCTCAAGCAGAACATCATGGTGCAGGAATACATCAAGGAAGCCGGCGGCGCCGACATCCGCTGCTTCGTGGTCGGCGACAAGGTCATCGCCGCGATGAAGCGCCAGGCCAAGCCCGGCGAATTCCGCTCCAACCTGCACCGCGGCGGCACCGCCAGCCTGATCAAGATCACCCCGGAAGAACGCATGACCGCCATCCGCGCCGCCAAGGTGATGGGCCTGTCGGTGGCCGGCGTCGACATCCTGCGCTCCAACCACGGCCCGCTGGTGATGGAAGTGAATTCCTCGCCGGGCCTGGAAGGCATCGAAGTGACCACCGGCAAGGACGTCGCCGGGATGATCATCGGCTACCTGGAAAAGAACGGCGGTCCCAACCTGACACGCACCAAGGGCAAAGGATGAGCACCACCTTCACCGGCCGCGTGGCCCTGATCGCCCCCGCCTCGGCCATCGCCGACGAGATCTTCGACGCCACCCTGGCGCAGCTCGAGGTGCAGGGCATCGACTACCACCTGGGCCGCCATGTGCGCGCCCGTCATCGCTACCTGGCGGGCACCCCGGCGCAGCGCCTGGATGATCTGCATGAGGCCTTCGCCCTGCCGGACATCGACGCCGTCTGGTGCCTGCGCGGCGGCTATGGCAGTGCGCAACTGCTGCCGGGCATCGACTGGACGCTGCTGCAAAAGGCCAGCCCGCGCCCGCTGATCGGCTACTCCGACCTGTCGATCCTGCTCGATGCCTTCGCCCGCCATGACCTGCCCGGCATCCACGGCCCGGTGGCCACCGCCCTTGGCCTGCAGGCAATGGCCGCGCCGGCCGGCCAACGCGAGCGGCTGGCGTCGATGCGTTCGCTGTGGGATCTGCTGCAGGACCGCAGCCACTCGCTGCCGGTCCGCCATGTCAGCGGCCCGCAATCCACCGTCGAAGGGCCGCTGGTCGGCGGTAACCTCACGGCGCTGGCCAGCGGCTGCGGCACCGTGGCCGGTATGCAGCTGCCGAAGGCTGCCATCCTGATTCTCGAGGACGTCGGCGAGCCCTACTACCGCCTGGAGCGCAGCTTCTGGCAGCTGTTCGAAAGCTTCGGCGAATGCCGCCCGGCGGCGGTATGCCTGGGCAGCTTCACCGACTGCCCACGGCGCGGCGTGCAGCACAGTATCGAGGAAATCATCGGCGAGTACCTGGCGCCCTTCGATATTCCGCTCTACGGCGAGCTGCCCAGCGGCCACGGCGACGCCAACTGCGCCTGGCCTTATGGCCGCCTGGCGCGCCTGCAAGGCGATACGCTGAGCTGGTGACGCCTCAGCGGGGCCGAGCCAGGCGCTCGAGAAAGTCCGCCGCGATCATCGGCCTGCCGAGCAGGTAGCCCTGGCCGACCTCGCACCCCAGCGTTTTCAGGTGCGCGAGCTGCTCCGGCGTTTCGATGCCTTCGGCCACGCATTCCAGGCCCAGGTTGCGGGCGATCATCAGGATGGTTTCCACCAGCAGGACGTTGTTGCCATTGCCGCCGATGCCCAGGTCCTGGGTGAAGCTGCGGTCGATCTTCAGGCGATCCAGCGGCAGGCGCTTGAGGTAGGTCAGGGAGGAATAGCCGGTGCCGAAGTCGTCGATCGAGAAGCGCACGCCGAGGGCCTTGAGCGCCTGCATGTTGGCGATGCACTGCTCGACGTCCTCGAGTAGCACGCCTTCGGTAAGCTCCAGTTCCAGCGCCGTGGCGGGCACGCCGTAGCGCTCCAGGCAGCCGCGTACCCGCTCGACGCACTCGCGGCTGCGCAGCTCGCGCGGGCTGAGGTTCACCGCCAGCACCACGCCGGGGTAGTGCGGCAACCAGTCCTGCAGCGTGGCGCATGCCCGTTCCAGGACCCAACTGCCGATGTCCTGAATCAAACCGGTTTCCTCGGCCAGCGGGATGAACTGGCCCGGCAGGATTTCGCCCTTCTCCGGGTGCGCCCAGCGCACCAGTACCTCGGCGCCGATCAACTGGCCATCACCCAGTTGCAGCTGCGGCTGGAACACCAGGTACAGCTGGTCGCGGGCAATCGCCTGGCGCAGCTCGCCCTGCAGCTGCAGGCGCTGGTCAATGGCCGCCTGCATCTCCGGGGCGAAGAAGTGCAGCGCGTTGCGCCCGGCCTGCTTGGCACGGTACATGGCGGTATCCGCCTGCTTGAGGACGTCGGCAGCGTTCTGCTCGCCGAATGGATGCAGGGCGATGCCGATGCTGGCACTCATCGACAGCTCATGGCCGTCGACCACGCAGGGTCGCTCCAGGCTCTTGAGCAAGCGCTCGCCGACCAGCGCGGCCTGCTCGCCCGCCAGCTGGGCATTGGCGTCCAGCCCCTCGAGCAGCACCACGAACTCGTCGCCGCCCATGCGCGCCAGGGTGTCTTCGTTGCGCAGCTGTGCCTCCAGGCGCGCGGTGACTTCCCGCAGCAGGCTGTCGCCGACCAGATGGCCAAGGCTGTCGTTGACCGTCTTGAAATGGTCGAGGTCGATGAACAGCAGCGCGCCCAGACTGCCCTGGCGAATCTCGCGATCCATGGCGTGCTGCAGGCGATCGAGCATCAGCCGGCGATTGGGCAGGCCGGTCAGCTCGTCGCTGTAGGCCAGGCGCTCGATCTCGCGCTGGTAGCGCTGGCGCTCGGAAATGTCCGTCACGCTGCAGCGGATCAACGTCGGTTCGCCCGGCAAGCGCACCAGACGCACCTCGCAGGGGAACTGCCGGCCCTTGCTGTCGCAGTGCAGCCACTCGAACACCGGTACCTCGCCCGCCAGGGCAGCCTTGAGGTAATGTTTGGCGGCCTCGGACGACGGCCTGCCGTCGCTTTGCAACTGCGGACTCAGTTCGAAGGGCCGGCGGTTGAGCAACTCCTCGCGGCGATAGCCGAACAGGCGCAGGGCATTGGCGTTGAAATCGACCATGCCGCCCTCCTCGCTGTACAGCATGATCGCCTCCGGCGCATGCTCGACGACGGTGCGGTAGCGGGCCTCCGCCTCGAAGCGCGCACTGATGTCCTCCACCAGCACCAGGAACATGCTGACCCCGCCATCGTTGCGCCGCACCGCGCGCAGGTTGAGCCGTGTCGGCACTTGGCTGCCATCGGCGCGCAGGAAGTAGCGGTCACGCTCGAAGCCCTCGCGGCTGCCGGCCAGCACCTCGTCGAGCAGCGGCTGTTCGGCTTCCAGGTCATCCGCCCAACTGATGCCGGCCCAACTGGACTCGAACAACTGCTCACGACTCAGGCCGAGGATGCTGCACAGCTTGAGGTTGACCTCCGACCAGCCGAAGGTCGGGGTGATCAGCGCCATGCCGATCAGCGGCGCCTCGAAGAACAGGCGCAGGCGGTCGTCGCGCTCGCGCAGTTGCTGCTCGGTGCGCCGCCGGGCGGTGATGTCCTGGGCGGCGCCGTAGATGCGCACCAGCTCACCGCCGTCGCGCTCGGCGACCCCGAGCAGCCTCACCCAGCGCGTGCGGCCCCTGGCGGTGGTGGCACGCACCTCGATGTCGAACTGATCCTCGCCCTTGTACATCTTCTGCAGGGTGCGGCCGATCAGCTCGCGGCCAGCGGCATCGAACTGGCTCAGCGACTCCTCGAAGGACGGCGCGCCACTTTTCGGATCCAGTTCGTAGATGGCGAAGCAGCCGGCGCTCCAGTACATGCTCATGTCGCGCATGTTCAGCGACCAGCCGCCCAGGTCGGCGATGTTTTCCGTCTGGGTGAACAGGTGGCTCTGCTGCTGCAGGGTTTCGCGCTGACGCACCATGTCCTGGGCCAGTTGCTCACGGGCGCTGACATCCTGCTGCATGACGATGAAGTGGCTGACGCCCTGCTCGTCGCGCATCGGCGCCAGGATCACCTCG harbors:
- a CDS encoding EAL domain-containing protein, which translates into the protein MPRTAERLPFWTWWLPLPVFQLATQLSLTTQVESGLGVLYLPFALGLVLVLWWGPRVLLALYANALLSTPLWGLDWHQAPLHALPETLGVACCYLLLRWRPFDAALPDISHVLRFILLGVLLPVALTSLLLIGCRVFLGELTMAQLPQLVLTLWLVDSLSSLVIAIALLTYLSPWLRRRGWLLPAAGIATPLLQVPTALRTLPSRYALLPVLVCLPLLLELLPATLKMPAAGLVMLGLALVWGFSGAVCGAAVSALATLGLPWGQVLTVSSWIEPQRLELQVGILLFVVAALLIGRSLTDLRLALVHSAAVQRQLTLAHSALDASPLGVLIADARQAQLPLVYCNPAFEQISGREADATLGLSLLELLRGEKRHEGLHVLETAIRREVPGNAVLRLQRHDGKAFWGEVILAPMRDEQGVSHFIVMQQDVSAREQLAQDMVRQRETLQQQSHLFTQTENIADLGGWSLNMRDMSMYWSAGCFAIYELDPKSGAPSFEESLSQFDAAGRELIGRTLQKMYKGEDQFDIEVRATTARGRTRWVRLLGVAERDGGELVRIYGAAQDITARRRTEQQLRERDDRLRLFFEAPLIGMALITPTFGWSEVNLKLCSILGLSREQLFESSWAGISWADDLEAEQPLLDEVLAGSREGFERDRYFLRADGSQVPTRLNLRAVRRNDGGVSMFLVLVEDISARFEAEARYRTVVEHAPEAIMLYSEEGGMVDFNANALRLFGYRREELLNRRPFELSPQLQSDGRPSSEAAKHYLKAALAGEVPVFEWLHCDSKGRQFPCEVRLVRLPGEPTLIRCSVTDISERQRYQREIERLAYSDELTGLPNRRLMLDRLQHAMDREIRQGSLGALLFIDLDHFKTVNDSLGHLVGDSLLREVTARLEAQLRNEDTLARMGGDEFVVLLEGLDANAQLAGEQAALVGERLLKSLERPCVVDGHELSMSASIGIALHPFGEQNAADVLKQADTAMYRAKQAGRNALHFFAPEMQAAIDQRLQLQGELRQAIARDQLYLVFQPQLQLGDGQLIGAEVLVRWAHPEKGEILPGQFIPLAEETGLIQDIGSWVLERACATLQDWLPHYPGVVLAVNLSPRELRSRECVERVRGCLERYGVPATALELELTEGVLLEDVEQCIANMQALKALGVRFSIDDFGTGYSSLTYLKRLPLDRLKIDRSFTQDLGIGGNGNNVLLVETILMIARNLGLECVAEGIETPEQLAHLKTLGCEVGQGYLLGRPMIAADFLERLARPR